The genomic region TGCCAGGCGCCCAACGGGCATAGGCACAGATCTCGCTGGCATCCTCGGTGCTCAGATTGAAGCCGCCTCCACCATGAGTGTGCACATCGATGAAGCCCGGCAGCACTATGGCATCCTCAGCCTCGATAACTAGGCCCGACTGCTCCCCTCCACCCACCTGCTCAATACGCCCATCGGCAACCGTCATGCTGCTGTCAGGCAGCTCGGCCAATGCATCGACGAGATGCGCTCCTTGAAAGGTGAATCTGCCCAAATACGTACTCCTTCACTGGTTCAGCGATTTGACACTGGTATTTCACACTGTGGAGTACTCCCAGGAGAAGAGAACTTTTCTACCTGCGACCACAGTATTATATAAAACGCGACCACACCTGCAACGAAAGGCATGTGTACGCGCTTGTACACTCCTGCCACTTGACGCACTGTCGCTCGCCGACAGAGGGCAACCAGGTGGCTATGTGATCTATACAACTATTCATTTATACCTCCAGGCACAAGAGTACCAGGAGATGAGCAACTTGGCAAGTCCATCCACCTGCTCTGGCTTCTGGAGAAAGCACGGCGCGTTCGTTAAGCAGTAGGGTGACGTCAGAGGCAATAGCAGCAGATCGAGGGGGAGCCAGTGACTGGCGTATGGAGGGCAGCAGCCCATCAGGAGAAGAGGGACCAGAGAGAGCAACAGGCTCGGACGTCGGGCAGGCGCCTGACTCATTACTGCCAGGGTAGAGACAAGACGAGCCTGCCCGCCCGACGTCCTCACTTCAGCGAGGAATGCGCTCCTCTGCAGAGGCAAGCAGAGGCATACCGCGCTGAATCAGCGGCTCACTGCGGAGGCCACCTGCTCGCCGGCGCGCTCGCCCAAGACCATCCCGGGCAGCATACCCAGAGCGCCCAGCCCCTCGATGGCCAGGGCTGGGGCCACTGCTCCCACAGGATGCAACTCGGGGACCATCTGCGGCGCAACCTCCAGGTCCACGGCCCAGGTGTAGGCCGGTTCCTGCTCCGCCAGCTCGGGCAGCCAGCGATAAGTCAGCTCCTTCAGCCGGCAATGATAATGGGCGTCATTGCGCGTTACCCCGGCGCGACCGTAGCGGCCACCGGTCACCGTGAGCCGTCCCTCGCCCGGCCTGTAGTCCGCATAAGTGTAGGGCAGGGCATCCCCAAAGATGGGGAAATCGGGTGGCAGCTCGGCACGGAAAGCCAGCGCATACAGGCGCGCAGTGGGGCGAGCGCCTGGACCCACGGCCAGGATCAGCCCCCGTGTCAGCAGCGTGCAGCCGTTAGCCAGATGCAGGCGCCAGCCACTTGCCCCACCGGGCAAAGGCGCCTCTTCGTAGGTGATCACCGGCGCATTGCCGCGCAATTCGACGCCAGCACGACGGGCGCGGCGCGCCAGGTGCGCCAACAGGGTCAGCGGGTGCACGCGCGCCTCATCCGGCAGCCAGAGGGCCGCATAGACAGTGCGCACATTGAGTCGGCCCCCAGTGGCTTCCGCTACCTGGGCCGGGGTCCACAGCTCAGCGCGCAGACCCATACGCAGGCGCAGATGGACCTCGCGCGCCAGGTTGCGCGCCCCGCTGATGGTCTCGGCCAGGCTCAGCGAGCCAGTCAGACGCAGGGAGAGCAGCGAATCGGGGAGAGCCGCCTCCCTGATCAGCGAGAAGAGCACTTCGGTCGTGGCAGGCCAGAGGGCAAGCGCTGGATGCCCCGCAGGCAGGGTCGTCAGGTCAGCATTAATGCCAACGCTTAAGATACCGGCATTGCGCCCACTCGTACCACACCCAATGAGCGCATTGCGCTCCAGCACCAGGACACGCGCGCCCGCACGGCGGGCGCTCAGGGCCGCGCTTAAGCCAGCAACACCGGCCCCAATCACTACGACATCCAGCGGTTGGGCGGGAGGGCCTTCATCAGCAATGTCCGGAAGGTGCAACTCTGCTCGGACCACAGGATCAAGGTCTTCCCACCAGGGGATAACAGACTGAGGAACAGGAGTGGTTGGCGGAACTACAGTCGTACGTCGATCAGGATCGGCTTCAGTCTGCGTTTCAACTCGCATAAAGCTCCTTTTCACAAGGGCAGTAGCGCGGCAGTACGTGACGAGATGCGCATCACCGTCCTCCCAAGGGCAAAGCAGCCCAGGCGAGACAACGACGGCGGCACGCTACAGCACGCCCTCTGAGGAGCAATGCGTCAGGAGCAACCAGGCTCATCCCGCAAGGGAGCCGGCTAGCGGAGGAGAAAAGCCGCGCGGCTCCTGGGCGATGGCGGTCCTGCACATCCCGGGCAGGCCACGCTACCACCTGACAACCATCCTATCTATGATTGATGATAAGAAGCTCTCCCCCGCTCTGTCAAGCCGGCACGGCCCGCGCAGCCTCCTGCTCAGCTCTTCCTTTCTCGTTGTACAGCTTGCACCTTTCTTATCGACCTATCTCGCTTGAGGAGATAGCCCGTTGCTGCAGCCGATCTGACGCATCGTGCCTGGCAGTTTCACCCCCTTCTGGGCTGGCGGTCTCGCGAAAGCCCATGGCATAGAGCCTGGCATAGAAGCCGTTACGGGCCAGTAGCTCCTCGTGCCTACCCTGCTCGACCACTTGACCTTGCTGGAGCACGACGATCAGGTCCGCATTTTTGATCGTCGAGAGGCGATGAGCAATCACTATGGCTGTACGTCCCTGCAGCAGGCGCTGGAGTCCTTGCTGGACGATCAGTTCGGTCACAGTGTCAATATTGGCCGTGGCTTCGTCCAGAATCAGGATGCGCGGATCAGCCAGCAGCGCCCGTGCAAAGGCGATCAGCTGCCGCTGGCCCATGCTCAGGTTGCGCCCGCGCTCACGAATGGGCGTCTCATAGCCCTGGGGCAGGCGCTCAACCAGCTCGTGCAAGCCCACGGCCCGCGCTGCCGCGATGACCTCTTCGTCACTGGCCGCCAGCCGACCGTAGCGGATGTTCTCCTTGACCGTCCCCGTAAAGAGAAAGGGGTCCTGCGGCACAACGCCGATCTGCCGGCGCAGCGAGTGCTGCGTGACCTCCCGTACATCATAGCCATCGATCAGGACAGCCCCCCCCTGGACATCGTAGAAGCGCGTGACCAGGCCAGCGATGGTCGTCTTGCCAGCCCCTGTCGGCCCGACAATCGCCACGGTCTGCCCAGGTTTGATGTGCAGGTTTAGCCCGCGCAGCACCCTATAGCGGGGCGTGTAGCCAAAGGTGACGTTGCGAAATTCAATCTCTCCCCGAATCGGTGGCAGCTCACGGGCCTCCGGCCTGTCTGTAATCTCCACTGGAATAGAGAGGATCTGATAGATGCGCTCGGCAGCCACGGCAGCTCGCTGGAGCTGAGTGTACTGCATGCTCAGCTCCCGAATGGGATCAAAGAAGCGGTTAATGTACAGCGTAAAAGCAACGAGCACACCAACCTGCAGGGCGCCATGAGCAACCTCCATGCCGCCGTAGACCACCACGAGGGCAATAGCAATTGCCGCTACGACTTCGACCAGGGGAAGTACGAGCGAAGAAATGCGGTTCGCCTCCAGGTTGGTATCGCGATTGTAGGCATTCAGCTCGTCGAATTCACTGCGATTGCGCCCTTCGCGCGCCAGACTCTGGATGACGCGCATGCCTGAAATATTCTCTTGCAGCGTGGCATTAACGAGCGAGATGGCCGCTCGCGTGCGTCGGAAGGAGCGCTCGGCATGACGCGACCAGAAGGCGGCGATAATGAACATGACCGGCAGCACGGCGAAGGAGAGCAGGGCCAGCCAGGCATTCATGGCAAGCATGGCTCCGATGATGCCTACGAGCGCTACCAGCGAGCCAAGCATGGAGAGCAGGCCGGAGCTGAGCATGCTCTCCAGCACGTCGATGTCGCTCTGCAGGCGCGACATGACGCGCCCAATCTGGGTGCGATCGTAAAAGCTCAGCGAGAGCTGCTGCAAATGCTTGAACATGTCGGAGCTGAGCAGATAGAGCACCTGCTGCCCCGCCCAGGACATGGTCCAGATCTGCCAGTATTGGGCCTGCCACATCACCACGTTGACAAGCAAGAGCAGTAGGCAGATCAGAGCCAGGCCCCCCAGGTCGGCGCGCGTAATGAAGTGGTCAATGGCCACCTCGATCAAATAGGGGTTGGCGAGATTGGTTGCAGTGTAGATGAGCATCAGCAGGATGCTCAGAATAGTCAGGCCCTTGTAGCGGGCAAGATAAGTCCCAAAGAGACGAATGGAGCGCCAGTCGAAGCGGCGTGTCTCGCTTTCGTCGGCGCTGGCCAGCGTATTCTCTTCCCATAGGAGACGTCGCCTCCGCTCCAGGTAGGCGCGACTGCTTTGGTGTCGCTCGGCTGACCGCTGTTGATCCTTCATCTCGTCCCTCCTCTCTGTTGACAACAGCTTTCTTGCGTCGCGGCCTGGAACGCTTTTTCCTGATCGATCTGAGCTGTGCTCGCCAGCTGGCCAGCCCGCTGATGGCGATAGCGCTCCTCAAATTCCTCCTGCTCACGCAGCTGCAGGTCGTAGAGGCGACGATAGAGACCGTTGCGCGCCAGCAGGCTTTCATGGGTGCCGCGCTCGACAATGCGCCCACGATCGAGAATGAGGATCTGATGGGCATGCTTGATGGTGCGCAGGCGCGAGGCTACCACGAAGGTCGTGCGTCCGCGCATCACTGCCTCCAGGGCTTGCTGAATCAGATATTCAGTCTCCATATCGACACTGGAGGTCGAGTCATCCAGGATGAGGATGCGCGGATTGAGGAGTAGGGTGCGCGCGATGGCAATACGCTGCTTCTGCCCCCCAGAGAGGGTCACGCCACGCTCGCCTACCCAGGTATCGTAGCCATTGGGCAGGCTGCAAATGAAGTCGTGAATGCGGGCAACCTTCGCAGCGGCGATGATCTGCTCCTCGCTGACCTCTTCGATGCCATAGGCAATGTTTTCGCGCAGCGTGGCATTGAAGAGAAAGACGTCTTGCAGAACCAGCCCTACCGAACGCCGCAAGGAGGCGAGGGTGATTTCACGCACGTCCTGGCCATCGATGGTGATGCGCCCCGCACTGACATCGTAGAAGCGCGGGAGCAGATGCAGCAGGGTACTCTTGCCAGCTCCGGTGGCTCCGAGAATGGCGGTGATCTCGCCTGGCCGGGCCTCGATCGAAATATCGTGCAGGACCTCCTGCCCACCAGCGTAGGCAAAGGAGACATGCTCGTAACGTACATGACCACGCACCTCCCGCAGCTCACGCGCTCCAGGCGCATCCGTAATGGCGGGAGGTGTGTCGAGAATCTCGAAGATGCGCTCCGCCGAAGAGATGCCTCGCATGAACCAGGTCACCATAAAGCCCAGGGTGCGCGTCGGCGCGCCCAGCACCAGGACATACTGGGTCACAGCTACCAGGGTGCCCAGACTGAGCCGATGCCCAATCACCGCTACGCCCCCTACCCAGACGAGCAGCACCGTGATCAGGTTGAGAACAAGCACCATCAAGGGCTGATTCCAGGCCGAGAGACGCATGGCTTCCAGATTCAGCTCGCGCAGCTTGCGATTCTGCCGATCGTATTTCTCGACCTCGAACGGCTCGCGGGCAAAGGATTTGACGACGCGCATGCCACTCAGGCTCTCTTGCATGATAGTGCCAAGTACGCCGTTCTCTTGCTGAACCTTCTCCCAGAGCGGGCGCAGTCGCTTGCCCACCTGGACGGCCAGCAACATTAAGAGGGGAACGCTGATGAGCGTAATAAGAGCGAGAAAGATGTCGAGCTGGAGCAGCAGAATGGCTACGGCGCCAAAGGTGACAATCGCGACCAGGGCACGCAGTAACCCCAAGGGGATAAAGTTGCGCACCCCTTCAATATCAACGGTCAGACGCGACATGAGCTGTCCCGTCTCGGCGTCGTCGTGGAAGGAGAAGTCGAGCCGCTGCAGATGATCGTAGACCTGGTTGCGCAGGTCATAGGCAACATGACAGGAGACAGCTTGCGAGAGATAGCTCTGGCCATAGGAAAAGAGGCCACGCAGCGCGCTGATGAGTAGAATAGCACCGGCGGCAAGCAAAAGACTGTGAAATTGCCCTCCGCGAATGCCTACGTCGATGACCCAGGCCAGCAACCAGGGCACCACAAGGGCCGCCACAGTGGCCAGGACCATCGAGATGACCGCGCCCAGGGAGGCAAGCCAGTAGGGCTTCAGAAGGCCAATGATCCGTTTGCAGATGCGCCAGTTGCTTCTCCACCATCCAATATCGATAAAAAAGAATGTTTTGGGCGTCGATTCGGCGACGATCGCTGACATGAGAAGTGTTCCTTTCTGGCAGGCGTCAACAGCAGCAGGTGAGGATTTCTATCGGACAGGCCCGCTAAGGGCCGCACCGCCTGATCAGGAGACTTGAGTGTTCTGTTCCTCCTGGAACAGTCTAGGCGCCTATAGCTGACAGCAAGGTGTCAGTCTTTTGCTCAATCGAGAAGGGGGGGCGAAATTCACCGTGCCTGGGAGAAGCCTGACGCTCTCAGCACTCGCTTAAATCCAGAAAAGCAGCATATAGAGCATGAAATGACTTAATTCTGCAGAGCGTTCCGTATTATCCCTTGTCTTTTCAGAAGGATCGTTCCATACTAGAAGTATGCAGAAGATAGAGCGCTTGCTGGCGATTACTCTGCTCCTGCAAGCACGCGGGAAGATGACGGCCCAACGCCTGGCGAGCATTCTGGGAGTCTCAGCACGCACCATCTATCGCGACATCGATGCCCTTTCGCTTGCGCACGTCCCCATTGCGATGGATTACGGCCCGGGCGGCGGCTACTATCTTGCAGACAACTATCATTTCGATGCGACCGTCTTTACGCGCGAGGAAGCGGTCTCGTTGGTGCTCGGTGTGGACATGGCCGGCAATTATAGCCTCTTTGCCGACGACGATGGCCTACACCGGGCCTTGTTTAAGCTGGAGGCCGCCCTGCCGGAGGAGTACCGCACCGATATTCAGGCGGCGCGCGAGCATATTTTGTTTGATACGACGGCCTGGGATGGCGATGGGACAACGGGCGCCTTTTTAGAAACTATTCGTCATGCGGTGCTGGCCGGGCGCCGTCTCGATCTGCTTTATCCTTGGACAACCCGCCAGGCCATGCCAGCACTGCGCTGGCTGCGGGTTGATCCCTATGGCCTGGTCTATAAGGGCCTGACCTCGCGTCAGATGCGCACCGGCGTCTGGTACCTGGTGGCCTTCTGCCACGCAAGTCAGCAGGTTGAGACCTTCCGCGTTGGCTATATTCAGGATCTGCGTGTTCGCCAGGAGCGGATTCAGCCACCACCGGATTTTGATTTGCAAACCTACTGGAAGGAGGCACGACGCCATCTGGCCGAGACGGAGCAGCCACTGGCGGTAACTTTGCGCGTTCAGGCAGCGGCACGCTATCGCTTACGCGGTAACTGTACGGTGCTGCGGGAAGAGGCCGATGGCAGTGTGCTGGTACGTGTGTCACAGGAGTCGCTACAGGAGGCCGTCGCTTACGTGCTCTCTCTTGGCAGCGAGGCCGTGGTGCTTAGTCCGGCGCGCCTGCGGGCGGCGGTGCTGACTACAGTAGAGCGTATTGCCGCGCTCTATCGCGAGGAGGTGAAGGACGCTTCGAATTTTTAGCTGCTCGACCGGCTGCGGCTCAGCTCCGTCTGCCTGGCAGGCCGCTTCCTTTCCGGCCTGTCAGGAGGGGGTGCCGGCTCGTACCTGTCCGCTGAGGGAAGCGCGCAAGAGAGGCTTGGAGCGCTGGAAATAGGTCTTGGCCGTGGCTTCGGGCATGCTGAGCGCCTGCCCAATCTCGGCAAAGCTCAACTGGGCTGTGTAGCGCAGCAGCACAACCGCCCGAAAACGGGGCGGCAAGCTGTGAATAGCCTCCAGGAGCAAGCGCTGGAGATCATGACGCTCGGCCAGCTCTTCGGGCAGGGGCCGCCCGTCCGCAATGCTCTCCACGGCAACAGGTAGCTCTTCCCCTTCCTCTCCCCCACTCTCTAGCTCGGAAAAGGTCACCGCCCGCTTCCTCCTTAGCTCGTCAAGACAGCGGTTGCGCGCGACTTGAAAGAGCCAGGGCTTGAGGGGAACCCCCAGATGGAGGCCAGGCAGCGATAGATAGAGCTGGAGCAGAACTTGCTGTAAAATATCACAAGCCTGATCGTAGTCGCCTAGAAAGTGACAAATGAAGCTGAAGAGCGGGCCACTGTAACGCTGGACAAGCGCTTCAAAGGCTTTCTCGTCTCCCTCCAGAGCACGCCGGGCCAGGTGCCCATCGCTTCCGCGCTTTCCTCGCCAGAGGCTCTCTTGTTGCTGATCTATTTGCATACGCCATTGCCTCGCTTTCGTTCTTCCTGCTAAACAGGGTAGCCTCTTCTGCCAGAGATGACAAGCGCCGCAGCAGCGGATAAGCTCCACTGTAGGTTTCTCTAAGCAGAAACTAACCTTTGCTGGCTCAGCTTATCCCCCTGGCCCGCTCCGCAGGAGGGCTACCCAGGGCTAGGAATGCTCGCCCTTCTCCTTC from Thermogemmatispora onikobensis harbors:
- a CDS encoding ABC transporter ATP-binding protein, producing the protein MKDQQRSAERHQSSRAYLERRRRLLWEENTLASADESETRRFDWRSIRLFGTYLARYKGLTILSILLMLIYTATNLANPYLIEVAIDHFITRADLGGLALICLLLLLVNVVMWQAQYWQIWTMSWAGQQVLYLLSSDMFKHLQQLSLSFYDRTQIGRVMSRLQSDIDVLESMLSSGLLSMLGSLVALVGIIGAMLAMNAWLALLSFAVLPVMFIIAAFWSRHAERSFRRTRAAISLVNATLQENISGMRVIQSLAREGRNRSEFDELNAYNRDTNLEANRISSLVLPLVEVVAAIAIALVVVYGGMEVAHGALQVGVLVAFTLYINRFFDPIRELSMQYTQLQRAAVAAERIYQILSIPVEITDRPEARELPPIRGEIEFRNVTFGYTPRYRVLRGLNLHIKPGQTVAIVGPTGAGKTTIAGLVTRFYDVQGGAVLIDGYDVREVTQHSLRRQIGVVPQDPFLFTGTVKENIRYGRLAASDEEVIAAARAVGLHELVERLPQGYETPIRERGRNLSMGQRQLIAFARALLADPRILILDEATANIDTVTELIVQQGLQRLLQGRTAIVIAHRLSTIKNADLIVVLQQGQVVEQGRHEELLARNGFYARLYAMGFRETASPEGGETARHDASDRLQQRAISSSEIGR
- a CDS encoding ABC transporter ATP-binding protein gives rise to the protein MSAIVAESTPKTFFFIDIGWWRSNWRICKRIIGLLKPYWLASLGAVISMVLATVAALVVPWLLAWVIDVGIRGGQFHSLLLAAGAILLISALRGLFSYGQSYLSQAVSCHVAYDLRNQVYDHLQRLDFSFHDDAETGQLMSRLTVDIEGVRNFIPLGLLRALVAIVTFGAVAILLLQLDIFLALITLISVPLLMLLAVQVGKRLRPLWEKVQQENGVLGTIMQESLSGMRVVKSFAREPFEVEKYDRQNRKLRELNLEAMRLSAWNQPLMVLVLNLITVLLVWVGGVAVIGHRLSLGTLVAVTQYVLVLGAPTRTLGFMVTWFMRGISSAERIFEILDTPPAITDAPGARELREVRGHVRYEHVSFAYAGGQEVLHDISIEARPGEITAILGATGAGKSTLLHLLPRFYDVSAGRITIDGQDVREITLASLRRSVGLVLQDVFLFNATLRENIAYGIEEVSEEQIIAAAKVARIHDFICSLPNGYDTWVGERGVTLSGGQKQRIAIARTLLLNPRILILDDSTSSVDMETEYLIQQALEAVMRGRTTFVVASRLRTIKHAHQILILDRGRIVERGTHESLLARNGLYRRLYDLQLREQEEFEERYRHQRAGQLASTAQIDQEKAFQAATQESCCQQRGGTR
- a CDS encoding RNA polymerase sigma factor encodes the protein MQIDQQQESLWRGKRGSDGHLARRALEGDEKAFEALVQRYSGPLFSFICHFLGDYDQACDILQQVLLQLYLSLPGLHLGVPLKPWLFQVARNRCLDELRRKRAVTFSELESGGEEGEELPVAVESIADGRPLPEELAERHDLQRLLLEAIHSLPPRFRAVVLLRYTAQLSFAEIGQALSMPEATAKTYFQRSKPLLRASLSGQVRAGTPS
- a CDS encoding NAD(P)/FAD-dependent oxidoreductase, with product MRVETQTEADPDRRTTVVPPTTPVPQSVIPWWEDLDPVVRAELHLPDIADEGPPAQPLDVVVIGAGVAGLSAALSARRAGARVLVLERNALIGCGTSGRNAGILSVGINADLTTLPAGHPALALWPATTEVLFSLIREAALPDSLLSLRLTGSLSLAETISGARNLAREVHLRLRMGLRAELWTPAQVAEATGGRLNVRTVYAALWLPDEARVHPLTLLAHLARRARRAGVELRGNAPVITYEEAPLPGGASGWRLHLANGCTLLTRGLILAVGPGARPTARLYALAFRAELPPDFPIFGDALPYTYADYRPGEGRLTVTGGRYGRAGVTRNDAHYHCRLKELTYRWLPELAEQEPAYTWAVDLEVAPQMVPELHPVGAVAPALAIEGLGALGMLPGMVLGERAGEQVASAVSR
- a CDS encoding helix-turn-helix transcriptional regulator; its protein translation is MQKIERLLAITLLLQARGKMTAQRLASILGVSARTIYRDIDALSLAHVPIAMDYGPGGGYYLADNYHFDATVFTREEAVSLVLGVDMAGNYSLFADDDGLHRALFKLEAALPEEYRTDIQAAREHILFDTTAWDGDGTTGAFLETIRHAVLAGRRLDLLYPWTTRQAMPALRWLRVDPYGLVYKGLTSRQMRTGVWYLVAFCHASQQVETFRVGYIQDLRVRQERIQPPPDFDLQTYWKEARRHLAETEQPLAVTLRVQAAARYRLRGNCTVLREEADGSVLVRVSQESLQEAVAYVLSLGSEAVVLSPARLRAAVLTTVERIAALYREEVKDASNF